A single Anopheles funestus chromosome 2RL, idAnoFuneDA-416_04, whole genome shotgun sequence DNA region contains:
- the LOC125762205 gene encoding anaphase-promoting complex subunit 11 produces MKVTVKSWMGVAVWKWLANDDNCGICRMAFEGCCPDCTLPGDDCPLVWGACSHCFHMHCIVKWLNSQANQQCPMCRQAWKFNDK; encoded by the exons ATGAAAGTCACGGTTAAAA GTTGGATGGGTGTCGCTGTCTGGAAATGGTTGGCCAACGATGACAACTGCGGCATCTGTCGTATGGCGTTCGAGGGCTGCTGTCCCGACTGTACACTGCCCGGTGACGATTGTCCGCTCGTGTGGGGTGCCTGTTCCCACTGCTTCCACATGCACTGCATCGTAAAGTGGCTCAACTCGCAGGCAAACCAGCAGTGCCCGATGTGCCGACAGGCGTGGAAATTCAACGACAAGTAG
- the LOC125762194 gene encoding 5'-AMP-activated protein kinase subunit beta-2, with product MGNAGSNLPRERHKSGSNDPIPGSPMKDDQAFVFDRKPHIHGYPFATEEEVEPYGYSKSVPDPEFMREPRKRSSTMSEGTTPSDLPAGADGQQEEEPQSTTLPTVFKWDGGGKQVFISGTFSQWKVLPMVKSHADFVTIINIPEGDHQYKFLVDGEWKHDPKLKNVENDSGYTNNLVTVRQSDFEVFQALAKDSEDTGKDESKEWGQDIPTARPWGKESGPPILPPHLLQVILNKDTPLSCEPTLLPEPNHVMLNHLYALSIKDGVMVLSATHRYRKKYVTTLLYKPI from the exons ATGGGAAACGCGGGAAGCAATTTACCCCGGGAGCGCCATAAATCCGGATCCAATGATCCAATTCCGGGCTCTCCGATGAAGGACGATCAGGCGTTCGTGTTCGATCGCAAGCCACACATCCACGGGTATCCGTTTGCGACCGAGGAGGAGGTAGAACCGTACGGTTATTCGAAATCCGTACCGGATCCGGAGTTTATGCGTGAACCGCGCAAACGGTCGAGCACCATGTCCGAGGGTACGACACCGTCCGATTTACCAGCTGGTGCGGATGGACAGCAGGAAGAGGAACCGCAGTCGACCACACTGCCGACCGTGTTCAAATGGGACGGTGGTGGCAAACAGGTGTTCATCAGCGGAACGTTCTCCCAGTGGAAGGTTCTGCCAATGGTGAAATCACACGCAGATTTTgtcaccatcatcaacatcccGGAGGGGGACCACCAGTATAAGTTTCTTGTCGACGGCGAATGGAAACATGATCCAAAGCTG AAAAATGTCGAAAATGATTCGGGCTACACGAACAATCTTGTAACGGTGCGTCAGTCCGATTTTGAAGTATTCCAAGCGCTGGCTAAGGACAGCGAAGATACGGGCAAGGATGAATCGAAAGAGTGGGGTCAAGATATCCCGACTGCCAGACCCTGGGGTAAGGAATCGGGACCACCCATCTTGCCGCCCCATCTCCTGCAGGTCATTCTCAACAAGGACACTCCACTGTCG TGCGAACCAACACTTCTTCCCGAACCGAACCACGTCATGCTGAATCACCTGTACGCCCTTTCGATCAAGGACGGTGTCATGGTGCTGAGTGCGACACATCGCTACCGGAAGAAATACGTTACCACACTGCTCTACAAACCGATCTAG
- the LOC125762151 gene encoding uncharacterized protein LOC125762151 yields MSKRSGHFQLKQPLACKKPKLDIEIIPSQQYQPSTSKPNNAPNGAVKSSVENLWDDDDDDIIVLASQAAEAFEADITFGRFSRSVKSSTQQTAEIVTTAHLGTQRPSKVPDKLVAELFADGEDDLFSEKLDDNYRNFDNAINDYFNNNDDDFNLDEFRQQEQSPLVGGRHEPVPKLLKIEEEFKTPAPVVKVNLNEKPSTSIKQATHSSTRLGMIFRPKTSSTQSSKFVAPASQQSTVPAVVPKPEQDVKESSTQKQEQAKDIQVKFLTKHVEQLAKKLDILQKDCNEAVEKVQVKDGEVSMLRYELKMVKTTNEQLRLEKIREKETIQREWIEKMRNLEKTISAQKVENEFKEMEIMNLKTKRLNATVRGSETRDGDEAATTSKRPESTVVSEDSFILSSMMPNLSLAESVDRHETLHFDPQLFINPTDSSAHGRKLRKYSRITRNEFAIADQLVLLQTCLSQLLSNVAINGGGSDTIQLTSDMFPSVAIATEKGLNEIVLYCQRLGQQKEAELKASGTNRSSERSVQGRPRSKMELTSPVNIFQQEKLFVGEQAIVIRRFLALVGLYCRISNELVVEKLLKNGLVSRLANDIKQISDASFLIALHGMITGAAALLNGITFRSRRIKLYADHGAQLIELFRSIVLCQTDAPSSLVELSDFLRHLSKITDGSVNQLLNRLCISHQPVVHVPARKQYRLKSISFSQETCTLQMYAALLESSVRHHVPYEGWQLNPLLKNTENTIHLLRNVLLQPVGWIKSFYDRNDPTGCELCHIRTVSAFVTLLHRVLLCWIQRAVREEEDVRRIHRISQHAVLLLYDLFQTAYHKKLLRLGGHTVRYRLRVVYKWLKMYEKDFNFRPVHCTTLGMLDMRLLMSDPLRSSLETECEESEQDKNAGTSEDERKVESKKIVDECFTDFFTTYHRNNATHLE; encoded by the exons ATGTCGAAACGTTCCGGGCACTTTCAGCTGAAGCAACCGTTGGCCTGCAAAAAGCCGAAACTCGATATCGAAATCATTCCCAGTCAGCAGTACCAACCCAGCACTTCCAAACCAAATAATGCACCGAATG GTGCGGTTAAAAGCTCGGTAGAAAATCTCTgggacgatgacgacgatgacaTTATCGTGCTCGCATCACAGGCAGCGGAAGCGTTTGAGGCTGACATTACGTTTGGAAGGTTTAGCCGAAGTGTAAAATCCAGCACGCAGCAAACGGCGGAAATCGTCACGACAGCGCACCTAGGCACCCAGAGGCCTTCTAAAGTACCGGATAAGCTGGTGGCGGAGTTGTTTGCAGACGGGGAGGATGATTTGTTTTCGGAAAAGTTGGATGACAATTACCGCAACTTTGATAACGCGATCAACGACTACTTCAAcaacaatgatgatgatttcaaTCTGGATGAGTTTCGTCAGCAGGAACAGTCCCCGTTGGTTGGTGGTAGACACGAGCCTGTTCCCAAGCTGCTCAAGATTGAGGAGGAATTTAAAACACCCGCACCGGTAGTGAAAGTGAATTTGAACGAAAAGCCTTCAACTTCCATTAAGCAAGCAACCCATTCCAGCACGCGGCTAGGGATGATATTTAGGCCGAAAACATCAAGTACACAATCGTCCAAATTTGTGGCACCCGCATCACAGCAAAGCACCGTGCCAGCAGTAGTGCCAAAACCCGAACAAGATGTGAAAGAATCGAGCACTCAAAAGCAAGAGCAAGCAAAAGACATACAGGTAAAGTTTCTCACCAAACACGTAGAGCAGCTGGCAAAGAAGCTGGACATCCTGCAGAAGGATTGTAACGAAGCGGTCGAAAAGGTACAGGTGAAGGATGGCGAGGTGTCGATGTTACGGTACGAGCTGAAGATGGTGAAAACCACCAACGAGCAGCTGCGGCTGGAGAAGATCCGCGAAAAGGAAACGATCCAGAGGGAATGGATCGAAAAGATGAGAAATCTCGAGAAAACTATCTCAGCGCAAAAGGTGGAAAATGAGTTTAAGGAGATGGAAATAATGAATCTGAAAACGAAGCGTTTAAACGCTACGGTGCGTGGCAGTGAGACGCGAGATGGTGATGAAGCTGCGACAACGTCCAAACGGCCCGAATCTACCGTTGTTAGCGAGGATAGCTTCATTCTGTCCAGTATGATGCCGAATCTATCTCTCGCGGAATCAGTCGATCGGcacgaaacgcttcatttcgaTCCGCAGCTGTTTATCAATCCAACCGACAGTTCTGCGCACGGACGTAAACTTCGCAAATATTCCAGAATCACACGTAACGAGTTTGCGATCGCCGATCAACTCGTACTGTTACAGACGTGCCTTTCCCAGCTGCTAAGCAACGTTGCTATCAATGGTGGAGGATCGGACACGATCCAGCTAACCAGCGATATGTTTCCCTCCGTAGCGATCGCGACGGAGAAAGGTTTGAACGAGATCGTGCTGTACTGTCAGCGGTTGGGACAGCAGAAGGAAGCCGAACTGAAGGCTAGTGGGACGAACCGTTCCAGTGAGCGTAGCGTACAAGGGCGTCCAAGGAGCAAAATGGAACTCACCTCACCGGTGAACATTTTCCAGCAAGAGAAACTATTCGTTGGCGAACAGGCGATCGTTATAAGAAGGTTTCTAGCACTGGTCGGGCTGTATTGCAGAATTTCAAACGAGCTGGTAGTGGAAAAACTGCTAAAAAACGGTCTCGTATCACGACTAGCGAATGATATTAAACAAATCAGCGATGCT AGCTTCTTGATCGCGCTGCACGGAATGATTACGGGTGCGGCTGCCCTGCTGAACGGGATTACCTTCCGCTCTAGGCGGATAAAACTTTACGCTGACCACGGTGCGCAGCTGATCGAGCTGTTTCGCTCGATCGTACTGTGCCAAACCGATGCACCATCGTCGCTGGTAGAGTTGTCCGACTTTCTGCGCCATTTGTCCAAGATCACGGACGGCAGTGTGAACCAGCTGCTCAATCGTCTCTGCATCAGCCATCAACCCGTCGTGCATGTGCCGGCGCGAAAGCAGTATCGGTTAAAATCGATCAGTTTTTCACAGGAAACCTGCACGCTGCAGATGTACGCGGCATTGTTGGAGAGTTCCGTTCGGCACCACGTACCGTACGAAGGTTGGCAGCTAAACCCGCTGCTGAAGAACACGGAAAATACGATACATTTACTGCGCAACGTGTTACTGCAACCGGTTGGGTGGATAAAATCGTTTTACGATCGTAACGATCCAACTGGGTGCGAACTGTGCCATATCCGGACAGTGTCGGCATTCGTTACGCTGTTGCATCGTGTACTACTGTGCTGGATTCAACGCGCAGTACGAGAAGAAGAAG ATGTTAGAAGAATCCATCGAATTTCACAGCACGCGGTCTTGTTGCTGTACGATCTGTTCCAAACGGCATATCATAAAAAGTTGCTACGACTCGGTGGTCACACGGTTCGGTACCGTCTCAGGGTAGTGTACAAATGGTTAAAGATGTACGAGAAAGATTTTAATTTCCGTCCCGTTCACT GCACCACACTTGGTATGCTGGATATGCGGCTCCTGATGAGCGATCCGCTCCGATCGTCGCTCGAGACGGAATGCGAAGAATCGGAACAGGACAAGAATGCGGGCACGAGTGAAGATGAACGTAAAGttgagagcaaaaaaatagTGGATGAATGCTTTACCGACTTCTTCACTACCTACCATCGTAATAATGCTACCCATTTAGAATAG